A window of the Thalassoglobus sp. JC818 genome harbors these coding sequences:
- a CDS encoding FHA domain-containing protein, which translates to MPQNLLLEIQSGKHKGRKIRLTDRETIIGRGEDSKIRIGSSDVSRHHCILVAQENSLLVRDLKSRNGTFVNGRPVDGEMVLLAGGTLSVGPMMFQFIGDPTAETPSPEVKITIQSPAQLADSLSDDDIASWLTENQLDGATESDTAVFDSPPPSAIKEPESPPEEAAPISQLKAKRREFKTVAEEAQDIIRRHNESLLDQPPQET; encoded by the coding sequence ATGCCTCAGAACCTTCTGCTCGAAATTCAGTCCGGCAAACACAAAGGTCGAAAAATCCGACTGACGGATCGGGAAACGATCATCGGGCGAGGCGAAGACTCCAAGATTCGGATTGGTTCGTCTGACGTGAGCCGTCACCACTGCATCTTGGTCGCTCAGGAAAACAGCCTACTTGTTCGCGACCTGAAAAGCCGAAACGGAACATTCGTCAACGGGCGACCGGTCGACGGGGAAATGGTTTTGCTCGCCGGAGGAACGCTCTCCGTAGGCCCGATGATGTTTCAGTTCATCGGAGATCCAACTGCTGAGACTCCGAGCCCGGAAGTGAAAATTACGATTCAATCACCTGCCCAGCTTGCAGACTCTCTTTCAGATGACGATATTGCCTCTTGGCTCACCGAAAACCAGCTCGACGGGGCAACCGAATCGGATACTGCTGTCTTTGATTCTCCCCCTCCCTCGGCAATCAAAGAGCCAGAGTCGCCTCCTGAAGAAGCTGCGCCCATCTCGCAACTGAAGGCCAAGCGGCGAGAGTTCAAAACCGTCGCTGAAGAAGCGCAGGATATTATTCGTCGGCACAACGAGAGCTTGCTCGACCAACCTCCTCAAGAGACCTGA
- the purD gene encoding phosphoribosylamine--glycine ligase → MANVLVIGQGGREHVIAWKLKQSPHVDKVFCAPGNAGTAEDAINVDISATDSERLAAFAEENDVTLTVVGPEAPLVAGIVDTFQSRGLTVFGPTKAAAALEGSKSFCKEIMRRANVPTADHWVFTDPTDAVQFVQEREETPLVVKADGLAAGKGVSVCSTKAEAIEAIHHIMTQKAYGDAGRKIVIEERLVGQEVSILALVDGKTIVTLEPAQDHKAAHDGDTGPNTGGMGAYTPAPFATPELIDEVIERILIPTVHAMRKNGTDFQGVLYAGLMLTAQGPKVLEYNVRLGDPEAQPVLMRLKSDLYEILLAASQGKLRDLPELEWDSRSAVCVVMASEGYPESYQSGHPIRGLGEAAELPDTKVFHAGTTITDGQVVNSGGRVLGITSLGESLSEAKRKAYEAVKCIRWQGAWCRKDISDKARE, encoded by the coding sequence ATGGCAAACGTACTTGTGATTGGACAGGGTGGAAGAGAACACGTCATCGCGTGGAAGCTCAAGCAATCTCCACACGTTGACAAAGTCTTCTGTGCTCCCGGAAACGCAGGGACGGCAGAAGACGCGATCAATGTCGATATCAGTGCTACCGACAGCGAAAGATTGGCCGCATTCGCTGAAGAAAATGACGTCACTCTGACGGTCGTCGGCCCGGAAGCTCCATTGGTGGCTGGGATTGTCGACACGTTCCAAAGTCGAGGTCTGACAGTCTTCGGGCCCACAAAAGCTGCCGCAGCTTTGGAAGGCAGTAAGTCCTTCTGCAAGGAAATTATGCGTCGGGCGAATGTGCCGACAGCTGACCACTGGGTTTTCACCGACCCCACAGACGCTGTTCAGTTCGTACAGGAACGAGAAGAAACACCTCTCGTGGTGAAAGCAGATGGCCTCGCAGCTGGGAAGGGTGTTTCAGTCTGCTCGACCAAAGCGGAAGCGATCGAAGCCATCCATCACATCATGACGCAAAAGGCGTACGGGGATGCTGGTCGGAAGATCGTCATCGAAGAACGGTTGGTTGGTCAGGAAGTGAGCATCCTGGCACTCGTCGACGGAAAGACGATTGTGACGCTCGAGCCAGCTCAGGATCACAAAGCCGCTCACGATGGAGACACGGGACCGAATACCGGCGGGATGGGAGCTTACACCCCAGCTCCGTTCGCGACTCCGGAACTCATCGATGAAGTGATCGAGCGAATTCTGATTCCGACCGTCCATGCAATGCGGAAGAATGGAACCGATTTTCAGGGCGTTTTGTACGCTGGTCTCATGCTGACTGCTCAAGGCCCGAAAGTTCTCGAGTACAACGTGCGTCTCGGAGATCCAGAAGCACAGCCCGTTCTGATGCGTCTCAAGTCTGACCTCTACGAAATTCTTCTCGCTGCCTCGCAGGGGAAGCTGCGGGATCTTCCCGAGCTCGAATGGGATTCCCGGTCGGCGGTTTGCGTTGTGATGGCATCCGAAGGGTATCCGGAATCTTATCAGTCAGGGCATCCGATCAGAGGACTGGGGGAAGCTGCCGAACTTCCGGACACAAAGGTCTTTCACGCCGGAACAACAATCACCGACGGGCAAGTTGTCAATTCCGGTGGGCGAGTGCTGGGAATCACTTCGCTTGGCGAATCGCTCTCGGAAGCAAAACGAAAAGCTTATGAAGCTGTGAAGTGTATTCGTTGGCAGGGAGCCTGGTGTCGCAAGGACATTTCAGACAAAGCCCGCGAGTAG
- a CDS encoding response regulator — MTPAEVIVNRILVVEDDRDEADFLKTLLNKHKYTVEIAKDAGQAHAAFSMHIPDLVITDAILPNEVSGFEVCERLRQQNPHIPLIMLTAIDMDDARSLASRIGVDAYITKPFEPEVLIQNIAAAAEEHWRRRHFGTANSDSDKVRFECGECGKHLKVKTAHRGRTLNCPRCGQPVVVPIHD; from the coding sequence ATGACTCCAGCAGAAGTGATCGTCAATCGTATTCTCGTCGTTGAAGACGATCGAGATGAAGCTGACTTTTTGAAGACACTTCTGAATAAGCACAAATACACCGTCGAAATTGCCAAGGATGCTGGCCAGGCGCACGCCGCATTTTCCATGCATATCCCTGATCTGGTGATCACCGACGCGATCTTGCCAAACGAAGTCTCAGGGTTTGAAGTCTGTGAACGCTTACGGCAACAGAACCCACACATCCCGCTGATTATGCTCACTGCGATCGACATGGATGATGCCCGATCGCTGGCGTCCCGAATCGGCGTCGATGCGTACATTACCAAGCCATTTGAACCCGAAGTATTGATCCAGAATATCGCCGCTGCTGCAGAAGAGCATTGGCGGAGACGCCACTTCGGAACGGCCAATTCAGACTCTGACAAAGTGCGGTTCGAATGCGGGGAATGCGGCAAGCATCTGAAGGTGAAAACAGCACATCGAGGACGAACCTTGAACTGTCCGCGCTGCGGTCAACCCGTCGTCGTACCGATTCATGACTGA
- a CDS encoding SDR family oxidoreductase — translation MINRQREFASLAGKTALVTGASSGIGRAIAEEFAAAGARVVVHYSSSRESAQKVVEQIKDTGGEADCVQANFLTDSFPQFCEEVWETSGPIDIWVNNAGVDLLTGEGATLNYQEKLDRLLRVDVAGSVQLSKLVGQKMKERGSGTILNIGWDQADRGMEGDSAELFSTAKNAIMGFTRSLAVSLAPQVRVNCIAPGWIRTAWGDQASDDWQERVMRETPLKRWGLPEDLANLARFLVSEEANYLTGQVINANGGAIR, via the coding sequence ATGATCAACCGTCAGCGTGAGTTTGCGTCACTGGCAGGAAAAACTGCTTTGGTGACAGGAGCCTCTTCCGGTATCGGAAGAGCAATTGCGGAAGAGTTCGCCGCAGCTGGGGCACGAGTCGTCGTCCATTACTCCTCTTCTCGCGAGAGCGCACAGAAAGTTGTCGAGCAAATTAAAGACACCGGAGGCGAGGCTGACTGCGTACAGGCCAACTTCCTGACGGATTCTTTCCCGCAGTTCTGCGAGGAAGTTTGGGAGACATCGGGCCCAATTGATATCTGGGTCAACAACGCGGGAGTTGACCTTCTCACTGGAGAAGGAGCGACTTTGAATTATCAAGAAAAGCTTGATCGACTGCTTCGCGTCGACGTCGCTGGGAGTGTGCAGCTGAGCAAGTTGGTCGGCCAGAAAATGAAAGAACGCGGCAGCGGGACAATTCTGAATATCGGTTGGGACCAAGCTGACCGCGGGATGGAAGGCGACAGCGCAGAGCTTTTTTCGACCGCCAAAAATGCAATTATGGGATTCACCCGTTCACTGGCGGTCTCATTGGCACCGCAGGTTCGCGTAAATTGTATTGCTCCGGGTTGGATTCGGACTGCCTGGGGCGATCAGGCCAGCGATGACTGGCAAGAACGTGTTATGCGAGAAACCCCGCTGAAACGCTGGGGTTTGCCTGAAGATCTTGCGAATCTGGCGAGATTTTTGGTCAGCGAGGAAGCAAATTATCTCACCGGACAGGTCATCAATGCGAATGGTGGTGCAATTCGATGA
- the tig gene encoding trigger factor, translating to MSEEVEQNVDETETAGDVGLAESPKMDLTVSIDDVGPCKKHVRVSVPRASIDEAFNDVVDEYSEKAEVPGFRVGNVPSSLVARRFKTEIADQVKQRVLMASLEQLGEESDLDPINEPNLDLESIVIPEEGDFEYEFDVEVRPEFELPTYKGLKIDRPTRETTDEEVNAYLDQFLDQYGKLVPVDAPAEDGDFVTVDISVEHDGKPLAHIEDVSIRVRPKLRFQDAELDGFNEIITGVSAGESREADLTVSMEADSIGMRGETVHAKFDVLDVKRMETPTLDEEFLERIGVESEEDLRNQIHGMLDRQVKYEQRQAIRRQVLEKITESADWELPEDLVTKQVDNALKREILEMQQAGFTSREILARENDLRQRSLSMTRQNLKEHFVLDRIAEIENIDVTEEDLEVEILSMAMQRGENPRRIRAKMIKNGSIENLQAQIRERKAVDIVFDSAEFNDVPLPPTVSNEVEALNRSICRTASQADATQEDDDSEDE from the coding sequence GTGTCTGAAGAAGTCGAACAAAACGTGGATGAAACCGAGACCGCCGGGGATGTGGGTCTTGCTGAATCGCCGAAAATGGACCTGACCGTCTCGATTGATGATGTCGGACCTTGCAAAAAGCACGTTCGCGTCTCAGTCCCCCGAGCTTCGATTGACGAAGCGTTCAATGATGTTGTGGACGAATACTCTGAAAAAGCCGAAGTTCCAGGTTTTCGCGTTGGCAATGTTCCTTCAAGCCTCGTGGCCCGCCGCTTCAAGACCGAAATTGCTGATCAGGTCAAACAGCGCGTGCTGATGGCAAGCCTCGAGCAGTTGGGCGAAGAGTCCGACCTCGACCCAATCAACGAGCCAAACCTCGATCTCGAAAGCATCGTCATCCCTGAAGAAGGTGACTTCGAGTACGAATTCGACGTCGAAGTGCGTCCAGAATTTGAACTTCCGACCTACAAAGGTCTGAAGATTGATCGTCCGACTCGGGAAACGACCGACGAAGAAGTCAACGCGTATCTCGACCAGTTCCTCGACCAATACGGAAAATTGGTTCCTGTTGACGCACCGGCTGAAGATGGCGATTTCGTCACTGTCGACATCTCTGTTGAACACGACGGAAAACCTCTGGCACACATTGAAGACGTCTCCATCCGAGTTCGCCCAAAACTGCGATTCCAGGACGCAGAACTCGATGGCTTCAACGAAATCATTACCGGAGTTTCTGCCGGGGAGAGTCGCGAGGCTGATCTGACCGTCTCCATGGAGGCTGATTCCATTGGAATGCGGGGCGAGACAGTCCACGCGAAGTTTGACGTCCTCGACGTTAAGCGAATGGAAACACCAACTCTCGACGAAGAATTCCTCGAGCGAATCGGCGTTGAGTCAGAAGAAGACCTGCGAAACCAGATTCACGGAATGCTGGACCGACAGGTCAAATACGAACAACGCCAGGCGATTCGACGTCAGGTTCTTGAGAAAATCACTGAGTCTGCCGACTGGGAACTCCCCGAAGATCTCGTCACCAAACAGGTCGACAACGCCCTGAAGCGAGAGATTCTCGAAATGCAGCAAGCAGGATTCACCTCACGTGAAATCCTCGCTCGCGAGAACGATCTTCGTCAACGCTCGTTGAGCATGACACGCCAGAACCTCAAAGAACACTTCGTTCTGGACCGTATTGCTGAGATCGAAAACATCGACGTGACCGAAGAAGATCTCGAAGTCGAAATTCTTTCAATGGCGATGCAACGGGGCGAAAACCCTCGTCGAATTCGCGCGAAAATGATCAAGAACGGTTCAATCGAGAACCTTCAAGCTCAGATCCGCGAGCGAAAAGCTGTCGATATCGTCTTCGACAGTGCCGAGTTCAACGACGTTCCTCTTCCACCGACTGTATCGAACGAAGTGGAAGCATTGAACCGTTCAATCTGCCGCACAGCGAGCCAGGCGGACGCAACTCAGGAAGACGACGATTCGGAAGACGAATAG
- the rsmD gene encoding 16S rRNA (guanine(966)-N(2))-methyltransferase RsmD: MRIIAGKFRRRKLFTNPGLTTRPITDRVKESLLEQIQKRIQGKRVADIFAGTGTIGLEVLSRGAERVTFIEKDRKAIELLRANIELLECEDEVLVWPADVLRCSFIPKGTQAEEFTPWETVFFDPPYAMVPYIKAGSPLFNSMRRLARENVTTPDATLVFRVPRRADFEMPSEWEIDWSLTRSGMTIHICTKSETASEPETESENPS; encoded by the coding sequence ATGCGGATCATTGCCGGAAAGTTCCGGAGAAGAAAACTCTTCACAAACCCAGGCCTGACAACTCGTCCGATTACCGATCGCGTCAAAGAATCACTGCTCGAGCAAATTCAAAAGCGCATTCAAGGGAAGCGTGTTGCAGATATCTTCGCAGGAACCGGAACGATTGGCCTCGAAGTTCTTTCACGTGGCGCGGAGCGCGTGACGTTTATCGAGAAAGACCGCAAAGCCATTGAATTGCTGCGGGCGAATATCGAGCTGCTCGAGTGTGAAGACGAAGTTCTCGTCTGGCCGGCAGATGTGCTGCGATGCTCTTTTATTCCCAAAGGAACGCAAGCTGAAGAGTTCACGCCTTGGGAAACGGTCTTCTTTGACCCTCCCTATGCGATGGTTCCTTACATCAAGGCAGGGTCGCCGCTGTTCAATTCAATGCGGCGTCTTGCACGCGAAAATGTGACGACGCCTGACGCGACGCTCGTCTTTCGTGTTCCGCGACGTGCTGACTTCGAGATGCCCTCAGAATGGGAAATCGACTGGTCACTGACACGATCAGGTATGACGATTCACATCTGTACGAAATCCGAAACAGCATCCGAGCCCGAGACGGAATCTGAGAACCCTTCGTGA